One Rhinoraja longicauda isolate Sanriku21f chromosome 18, sRhiLon1.1, whole genome shotgun sequence DNA segment encodes these proteins:
- the rag2 gene encoding V(D)J recombination-activating protein 2 — protein sequence MSLQMVSENSSTNLIHPGFSLLNFHGEVFLFGQKGWPKRSCSTGVFLLHLKDHLLKLKPVSFSSESCYLPPLRRPAITHYSDPSETGSLYYLIHGGRTPNSEVPNSLYVMRVYDNTAKKRTSLCCSEKNLKGDVPTGRYGHTINVIQNKGQTICVLFGGRSYQPPGQRTTENWNSLVDCLPEVFLIDMNTGHCTSHILPEIEVGFSFHVTVSKIDTIYILGGHSIKDNHRPKRLLSLKVDLSGIHPSVKCTVLHEGISVSSAIVTQAGKDEFIIVGGYESESKKRIICNTIVLENDSIQILEKDSPMWTCDINTSKTWFGSDMGSGAVLIGIPGNTKQDTSEANYFYVANFGQPKEESQMSASQESFTDPEECSAFEDSEEFHFVVEPDSSEYVENLDDGDEEGYWIKCSANCNMNIKIWVPYYSTELNKPAMIFCSNAGDDGHWVHAQCMNLIESQLIQFSQENVKYLCNEHFIDRGIKTPPKRKQIKRTPIKSPRKKSPATLKRTPMKKSFLKRLFD from the coding sequence ATGTCCCTGCAAATGGTTTCAGAGAACAGCAGTACCAACCTAATACACCCAGGATTCTCCTTACTCAATTTTCATGGTGAAGTCTTTCTTTTTGGGCAGAAAGGGTGGCCTAAAAGATCCTGCAGCACAGGCGTTTTTCTTCTGCATCTCAAGGACCATCTACTGAAACTTAAACCTGTTTCATTTTCATCGGAATCATGCTACCTTCCACCGCTGCGCCGGCCTGCAATAACTCATTACTCGGATCCCTCAGAAACAGGAAGCCTTTATTATCTCATTCACGGTGGGAGAACTCCGAATAGTGAAGTGCCGAATTCACTTTACGTCATGAGAGTTTATGACAATACTGCCAAAAAGAGAACATCTCTTTGTTGCAGtgaaaaaaatctaaaaggaGATGTTCCCACAGGAAGATACGGCCACACCATCAATGTGATTCAGAACAAGGGACAAACCATATGTGTCTTGTTTGGGGGTAGATCCTACCAGCCTCCTGGGCAAAGAACAACAGAAAACTGGAACAGCTTAGTCGATTGTTTGCCTGAGGTTTTTCTGATTGATATGAACACTGGCCATTGCACATCCCACATACTTCCAGAAATAGAAGTAGGATTTTCATTCCATGTTACTGTTTCAAAAATTGACACCATCTATATATTAGGTGGCCACTCCATCAAAGACAATCATCGCCCTAAAAGATTGCTTAGTCTAAAAGTAGATCTTTCAGGCATCCATCCCAGTGTAAAATGCACAGTACTGCATGAGGGTATCTCTGTATCAAGTGCAATAGTGACCCAAGCTGGCAAAGATGAATTCATCATTGTTGGCGGCTATGAGTCAGAGAGCAAGAAGCGAATCATTTGTAACACCATAGTTTTGGAGAATGATAGCATTCAAATATTGGAAAAAGATTCCCCAATGTGGACTTGTGATATAAACACAAGCAAAACCTGGTTTGGCAGCGATATGGGAAGTGGTGCAGTGTTAATAGGAATTCCTGGAAATACAAAACAGGATACATCAGAAGCAAACTACTTCTATGTAGCAAATTTTGGACAGCCAAAAGAAGAGAGCCAAATGTCTGCCAGCCAGGAATCCTTTACTGATCCTGAGGAATGCAGTGCGTTTGAAGATTCAGAAGAATTTCACTTTGTGGTGGAACCAGATTCCTCTGAATATGTGGAAAACTTGGATGATGGTGATGAAGAAGGATATTGGATAAAATGCAGTGCCAACTGCAATATGAATAtcaagatctgggtgccctattATTCCACAGAACTCAATAAGCCAGCAATGATCTTCTGTTCGAATGCAGGTGATGACGGGCACTGGGTACATGCTCAATGCATGAATCTCATAGAATCACAGCTAATCCAGTTTTCTCAGGAGAACGTAAAGTACCTTTGCAATGAACACTTTATTGACAGAGGCATTAAAACTCCACCAAAGAGAAAGCAGATAAAGCGAACACCAATAAAATCCCCACGTAAGAAGTCGCCAGCAACACTGAAAAGGACACCAATGAAGAAAAGCTTCCTCAAGAGACTGTTTGATTGA
- the rag1 gene encoding V(D)J recombination-activating protein 1 — MEMEMPMQIILEYFRNSETRPAINVQKEAKISAAKVFESQTVQPVHGLMWQMSPPQIKLPGTTCLETLPLDKKTLEDKSLEHMALEVIPPKAKFYDYRHVETKSLEDHVLRLQNLCRICGVSFNTNSYDMKYPVNGPVDDVTQEVLRKMGYGNSFWPELIHNTFNIDVQVDSEARHPTHFCYHCWRIVIQTINNTTNEDAFFPISTIVQWKPHSNFCKVCNFQSGTRKRKVLKRSPPAAKKPKTAVDISRVTKRKDKINSTSILLAKKIVNCKKIHLNSKLLMLDYPNNFIQSVSCQVCEHLLADPMQSPCKHLFCRTCILKCTAVLGKYCPVCRFPCDPTECRSPVKSFVSVLNSLALKCPVEDCGEEVRLGEYPNHAKNHKEKRMLHAYSQTNKGGRPRQHLLSLTRRAQKHRLRYLKVQVKAFAEKEEGGDVKSVCLTLFLLALRAGNEHRQADELEALMQGHGSGLKPAVCLAIRVSTFLSCSQYHKMYKTVKASTGKQIFQPLHALRSVEKTLLPGYYSFEWEPPLPQVSTNTEVGIIDGTCGWTHCVDEYPMETISRRFRYDVALVATLKDLEDNILEGLKCQNIDEYLGGPFTVVIKESCDGMGDVSEKHGCGPPVPEKAVRYSFTIMTISVENENGEKVKVFEELKPNSEMCCKPLCLMLADESDHETMTAILGSLVVEREAMKSSDLILEIGDLPRSFKFIFQGTGYDEKLVRELEGLEASGSMYVCTLCDSTRSEASHNLTLHSITRSHEENLERYEVWRTNPYQETAEELRDRVKGVSAKAFIETKTSIDALHCDIGNATEFYKLFQDEIGELHKSPSPSKEERKRWQAMLDKHLREKMNLKPIMRLNGNFARKLMTEQTVEAVCELMPSEERREILRELMHLYTLMKPVWRSTFPLKECPDLVCQYSFNSQRFAELLQTKFKYRYDGKITNYLHKTLAHVPEIIERDGSIGAWASEGNESGNKLFRRFRKMNARQSKTYELEDILKHHWLYTSKYLQRFIEVPNALEPATRPFVPDKVISQDNSINENNSNNF; from the coding sequence CTCTGGAACACATGGCTTTAGAGGTAATCCCGCCAAAGGCCAAGTTTTATGACTATAGGCATGTGGAAACAAAATCTTTGGAAGATCACGTGCTAAGATTACAAAATCTCTGTCGCATTTGTGGAGTTTCCTTTAATACTAACAGCTATGACATGAAATACCCAGTCAATGGGCCGGTTGACGATGTCACACAAGAGGTTCTTAGGAAAATGGGATATGGAAATAGTTTTTGGCCAGAGCTCATCCACAACACATTTAATATCGATGTGCAGGTGGATTCAGAGGCCAGACATCCCACCCACTTTTGCTACCACTGCTGGCGGATTGTTATTCAGACAATCAACAACACAACTAACGAAGATGCATTTTTTCCCATCAGCACAATTGTTCAGTGGAAGCCACACTCCAATTTTTGCAAAGTTTGCAACTTTCAAAGTGGGACTCGCAAACGGAAAGTTCTCAAACGAAGTCCACCAGCCGCAAAGAAGCCCAAAACGGCAGTCGATATATCAAGAGTtactaaaagaaaagataaaataaattcaACAAGTATTCTGTTGGCCAAAAAGATTGTTAACTGCAAGAAGATCCACCTAAATTCAAAGCTCCTTATGCTCGATTATCCCAATAACTTTATTCAGTCAGTGTCATGCCAGGTCTGTGAGCATTTACTGGCTGACCCAATGCAATCACCATGCAAGCATCTTTTCTGCAGAACATGCATTCTCAAATGCACTGCAGTGCTAGGAAAATATTGTCCCGTTTGCAGGTTCCCATGTGATCCCACAGAGTGTAGAAGCCCCGTAAAATCATTTGTAAGTGTTCTCAATTCATTGGCTTTAAAATGTCCAGTGGAAGATTGTGGAGAGGAGGTGAGACTTGGCGAATATCCCAACCATGCCAAGAATCACAAAGAGAAAAGAATGCTGCACGCCTACTCACAAACAAACAAGGGTGGCCGGCCAAGACAACACTTACTCTCTCTAACTCGCCGGGCCCAGAAACATCGGCTGCGATATCTCAAAGTTCAGGTGAAGGCATTTGCAGAAAAGGAGGAAGGTGGTGATGTGAAGTCAGTGTGCCTTACTCtgttcttgctggcattgagagcTGGAAACGAGCATAGGCAAGCAGATGAACTGGAAGCTCTCATGCAAGGACATGGGTCAGGGCTGAAGCCAGCAGTCTGTCTTGCCATTAGGGTTAGTACATTTCTAAGTTGCAGTCAGTATCATAAAATGTATAAAACCGTCAAAGCATCAACCGGGAAGCAAATATTCCAACCGCTGCATGCACTCCGAAGTGTAGAGAAAACCTTGTTGCCGGGTTATTATTCATTTGAATGGGAACCTCCTCTACCACAAGTCTCCACCAACACTGAAGTAGGGATAATAGATGGTACTTGTGGTTGGACACACTGTGTTGACGAATATCCAATGGAAACAATTTCAAGACGATTTAGGTACGATGTGGCACTAGTAGCAACACTGAAAGATCTTGAAGATAATATTTTGGAAGGTTTAAAATGCCAAAATATTGATGAGTATTTGGGTGGACCATTTACAGTGGTAATCAAAGAATCTtgtgatggaatgggtgacgttagtgAAAAACATGGATGTGGTCCTCCAGTTCCAGAGAAGGCAGTGAGGTATTCCTTCACAATCATGACTATAAGCGTGGAGAATGAAAATGGTGAGAAAGTGAAAGTCTTTGAAGAGCTAAAGCCAAATTCTGAGATGTGCTGCAAGCCACTTTGCCTGATGCTGGCAGATGAATCTGACCATGAAACCATGACGGCAATTCTGGGTTCACTAGTCGTCGAAAGAGAAGCAATGAAAAGCAGCGACTTAATCCTTGAAATTGGAGATTTGCCCAGATCCTTTAAGTTTATCTTTCAAGGCACGGGTTATGACGAGAAGCTGGTCCGTGAGTTGGAAGGTCTTGAAGCATCAGGCTCGATGTATGTGTGTACGCTATGTGATTCCACTCGAAGCGAAGCTTCTCACAATTTGACCCTTCACTCCATAACAAGAAGCCATGAAGAGAACTTAGAGCGCTATGAGGTTTGGCGCACAAATCCATATCAGGAGACAGCGGAAGAGTTACGTGACAGGGTGAAGGGGGTTTCAGCAAAAGCATTTATTGAAACAAAGACCTCCATTGATGCTCTGCACTGTGACATTGGCAATGCAACAGAATTCTACAAGCTGTTCCAGGATGAGATTGGAGAGTTGCACAAAAGTCCTAGTCCATCTAAGGAAGAAAGGAAAAGGTGGCAGGCAATGCTTGATAAACATCTCAGGGAAAAAATGAACCTGAAACCTATCATGAGGCTGAATGGAAACTTTGCAAGGAAACTAATGACTGAACAGACTGTGGAAGCAGTGTGTGAATTGATGCCTTCTGAAGAAAGACGAGAGATTCTCAGGGAGCTGATGCACCTTTACACACTCATGAAACCTGTGTGGCGATCCACATTCCCACTCAAAGAATGTCCAGATCTTGTTTGTCAGTATAGCTTTAATTCCCAGAGATTTGCAGAGCTGCTTCAGACAAAGTTCAAGTACAGATATGATGGGAAGATCACCAACTACCTTCATAAGACTTTGGCTCATGTCCCTGAGATCATTGAAAGAGATGGCTCAATAGGGGCATGGGCAAGTGAAGGCAATGAATCGGGCAACAAACTCTTTCGCCGTTTCAGAAAAATGAATGCAAGGCAGTCCAAGACCTATGAGCTGGAAGATATTCTGAAGCACCACTGGTTGTATACTTCAAAATATTTACAGAGGTTCATAGAAGTGCCAAATGCATTGGAACCCGCAACCAGGCCATTTGTACCAGATAAAGTAATCAGCCAAGATAattcaataaatgaaaataattccAATAATTTTTAA